Sequence from the Crassostrea angulata isolate pt1a10 chromosome 9, ASM2561291v2, whole genome shotgun sequence genome:
ctctctctcttgaccAATTATTCTAGATCCCCACAGtatactttaaaattattataagttTATTTATATGTTAATATCAAGAGTTTTATTAATTTGGATAAGTTTCCTCTGAAAGGGTTTTTCTTGTTTCGTCTTTTGAAATTGAACGTTTTCGACACATGTTTTAGTTGTTCCAATCCTActgttaaattttaattttgataaatcaaaTCTCCATATAATCTAATCTACTGTCAAGGATGTTCTCATATGCCCTCTGACAAGCTTAAAGTACTAGATACTCAGTAGTCCCTTGGAATGCCTGCTGACAGGTGGAATGTATGTACAAGATTAAGTCATTCAGTACCAGAGTCCACTCGGCAGCAACAGCTTGAAGCTCCTTACAATATCATTTTGACGTCACCAATTCTCCGaacataattacatgtagtcCATAAGATAAGTCAAACGGCGCTATATTGTCCACTTAGTGCAGCATGTAGCTCTTGAGGACATAACAATGACGTCACATATTCTCCGAAACCATTCTAGTACATGCATTCACCCACCACATAATTCTTTACACATCATTTCCAGCTCCCTCCTACTAGCACAAATCCAGAGGGCTGAAGATTTCTTATCAGAAACGATAATAATcgaagtctctctctctctctctctctctctctctctctcaatctctctctctctctctctctctctctctctctctctctctctctctctctctctctctctctctctctctctctctctctctcttatctATCCCCCTCTTTCTTTATCACAGCAACAAGATTGTGTTTGCGTCATTTTCAAAACAAGGGACAAAGACCAACTATTTTAGATAAGAATTATCGTAGACTGCAGTATCAGCATATATCATCACCATTGTAGGGCCGCGTAGGtgctgtatacatgtatacattgtataGCCATAACTTAATCTTTAGATGTTTACATTTGATCGCAGTAACTTACGACTGATACCAGATCTTCAATGATCTTTGATtgtttagagaaaaaaaagcCTGTGAGTTTAGTTCACTTTGAAGAAATGACAAAGCGAAGCCTTTTAGTGCAAGTGCTATTGGTGCATCAGCAACAGTCCTTAATGATCCGATAACCtatattataaatacataattatgaatATCGTTCATAGCTTAAAGTATCGTGTAATATATTTAGGGtcattttggttttaaaatatattttttgtgagATATAGTAGTATATCATCATTTTCCCATAAATGGCTGATTATCTTCAATGATAAATCAACCATAACCAGCAATCGGAAAGGTCGAccgttggggtttttttttaatcatctaCTTCCGATGACGTATGTCGTCGTGTTTTgttgcatctttttttttttactttctaaaaaatttaagataatcatgataaaaattttaaaatgtaataattaaaacaaaatatcagaaatcttctttatttcattaaacattttgtataatattacaCGCAGAGTTTAAGTAGCGTTAAAAGCTATCATAGTTcaaaagctgaaattaaaataaatctagtcaaagtaaaatattcaattttgtttcTTGGTATGTTCGGTAAACTCAGTTAAAGTTTTCAGTGTATAATGAAAGTTCTTAGCTACATAACAAAAAATCACCGTAAATGGGACAATGAAGTGCAATATAATTGATGtgacatttgtaattttataatgtaatacataaatgataaaaaagaaaatgttctaCATCAAGTAGAGATATCaatgtctgaaaaaaaaactgcgTTTGGTGCATTTCAAAATCTCGAATGAAAACGAGGCTCGAAAGATGGCGTTGCTCCATCACGTGATGCAGATGTTCTCTCGGCTCTACACTTCATACTCTACTGGAGGAGTGATGTAACCATTCAGCAAAGTACTGTGGGCTCTCTCCAACGTTCTgcaaatatgataaaatgtgatgaaaaaaaaagaagaagcgAAGTTTAACTAAGTAGTGATTTGTAATATGAAGAGAGAGAATGAGTAATATATTTATAGTAATGCTATAAGAAgaaatactgtacatgtatatagacacattataaaattgttaataacGCCTGGTGGTTTAATCGCCATattgttgtatttatttttattttgcaagatagaaaaaaaaattgttttgcctCTGACTAAGAAGAGACTTTGTCACTCGCTAAAACACATCACGTGACTgccttttgtttttctgtagACGGTGAGTAGCAAAAcattatagaaccattttaacaagaccttggaatttcggttggacgtagctatctgtttcttgcgtcaaaacaaaataaaatgacgCAGTTTCATGCGAAATATGCACCTATTGCGTAGTCATAGcgcaaaagccagacaaatcttgttgatttcaaagagcaatttATGGCTGAGTGGcaagcaatgaaatagacaggcctacatgACATTGCTGTTttacacaactacccaaagtccaagctcttgttaaaatggttctaagtacGTATTtcgtttgttactgactgttttcGAAGCAAAACTGTCGGCAAAGCGACACCgaaggtacattgtaaatacATTATCATGACGATTGTATTCAATAGAAGagcaacattttattttgaaggaTCACAAAATAGAACTGTTCGTCAAAATgtgattatttcttttttaattttgtgcATATTACATCCGACTGATCAAAATGTATTTGCttttttgcttgtttgtttgtttgcatGTTTGGTTGTTCGTTTATAACACCATAATCTATTTTATAGGCAGAGACAGACAAAGATTTAGCAAATGTATCAGTTTTGGTGTGCCATTGCCTTTTTATCAATATCGTTGATTATCcgaaaatgaatgttttaaagttACTAGTACTgggttttattattaatatcgaattaatttaaaaaataatataaaagatGTATAAATCTCAATTGATGATCGACAAATgcataaaatgaaattgtttactttttttcatttcataaaaaacaCACCTTACGGTATAAATTATCCCTAGTAATGCACTTTAAAGCCACACCCAGCATGAGGGTACATCGCTCATTTATGACTTTCATTGTATCAAGAAACACTTTATTATCTTTCAATACAACATATTCTATGTGTAATATTGctgcctttttaaaaaaagctaccTGTATAAGAGTACATCGTATCTATTTCACGAGTTTCAAAGTACACGTATCTTTGAAACTATTCttcataaaaaagaatataatagGTCTTCTGTGTGGTATGAATAGTATTCCTTAGTACTGCACTATAATGTGAGCTATGAGAGTACACCATTTATATTTCGATTATCGTCCttgttttttttgtgtacaacagttatttcaatgcatttatacatgtatattaaataaatgaagtttTGTGTTGTGTAATTCATGTAAAACTTAATCTGAAACGTTTGAGAGATGCACATGCAGCTTCTTTTACATTATtcagttttttatttaaatatatgtgtgCTTGTATTTTATTACTCACCCGAGtatcatatttttacatagttgTATTCTACTTGTCTGGtagatttaaactttaaaaaatagaaatagatCTACTGGTACAAAATATAAAGCTTATGCCACGACAATAACCAAAGCACTAAGAGGTATATAAAGCAAAAGTTGGTATATGCATACAGCCAAAGAAACACCGCTCGAGCAAAGCCTGACCAaggatattttttcatcattaccTGAATCTCAGAAAAATAGATTCATTTACAACATTCAGGGTACCATGCCGGGGCTGCTACGAAAgcgtttctttcttttatacaatGCTAACCTCTTCCGGTTTATCACGGAGATGGTCACTCCAATCACAATGATCGAGGGAACACCGATCGTTATCGCCATGGCAACTGGCCAGTATTTGTCGCCATCTGATTGGCTTGGCTCTTCAGAAAGCGTTTCCGCCGCTGTGGTTGGTCTTTCGGCTTCTGTCGAATTTGTGGGGAATGTGTTTTGATTAATCTTGGCTGTTGAAGCAATGTTTGTGGAATGGCGCTTTGTAGTAAATTCTTTGTTGTTTGTGAAAGATTTTGATGTCGATAAGGAAGCCGTTGTTGAATCAGTATTCCCGCCATCTTTGTTTACAGTTACACCACTGCTGCTTATTTTAACAAAGTTCGATGGAGACAAACTCGGCATTGTCTGTGTTCCTGTCCTTTTTGTCGTAGAAGCCAAGCTTTCATTGTATTTCTTAGCACTATCATTACTTAATATGTTGTTTGTAGATCTTTGATTAAATACTGTCGTTGTCTTTGAAGCTGTTGTCCTTAATTCTGTTGTACGTAGTTTTGTTGTAAGTGATGGTGATGTTGTCGGTTTTGTTGTCGGTGGAGTTGTCGGTGctggtgttgttgttgtttttgttgtttgtgaAGTTGTTGGTGCTggagttgttgttgtttttgtggATGTCTGTGTTGTTGTGGCTGTTGATGACGTTTTGGTTGTCGGTATTATTACGGTTGTTGGAGTTTTTGTAGTTGATGgagttgatgtaaatatatttgttgTCTTTAAGGTTGTTGTCACTATTTGTGTTGCTTTTGGGGTTGTTATTTGCGATGTTGTCGATGTAGGTGTTGTGTTTTTTGATGTTGTAGATTTCGGTTTCAGAGTAATTGTTCCGGTTGTTTGTTCTCTATTTTGCTCGGTCTTTTTGTCAGCATTGTAACCCGTTGCTTTTTTCGTCGCGGGAAGAGCTGTTGTCATCTGTACGACCGTTTTTGAGTAAGATAGCGGATTTGTCTTCTGTTTTACTGTTGTTGTTTTACTACTGCTTGTGGTTTTAGCATTAAGGTTGCTAAAATGGTCTGTACCACTAACAACGATGCTATTGTTTTTGTCACTGTTGTTTAAACTACTATTGCTGTTTGTATTGATGGGGCCACGTGATATCTCAGACTGTCCCTGTTGTCCTATATTAGAGCTTGTCGGATTTTTCGATGTTAATTTATCAGTTGTCAATGTTGTTTTGGTAACAGTTCTTGTTGATTTGCTCGTAGGCGGAAGTGACGTTTTTGTGTGATAAAAGACTGGTATGATCACGTGACCCGCGTTGCCCAATGAATCATTGGTGAATGTGTTACCGATGAGTAGGCCAAAATGGCTGGATGCGTCACTGAGGTTTTTTGGAGGACTTTTTAAGTTAATTGCTCTGACAGCATGGAATGTAGAAAAAATCTGCAAAGACAATTAATATATATAGCTACGTAATATTCGTACATCTATCTATCCTGAAGATTCTCCGGAAATAATCATTCAATTGTTAATGTTTCTTTGAATACTAGTATTATTATACTAATGTTTCTTTTGCTCGAAATCGTTCCAATCAAACATTAAGAATATACAAATTAGATGTTTCGCCACAATGTGCGACATCGTGAACAAGAACAATTCACAAAAGTAGAGTGTGATATACACCCTATTTTCACGTAAAAATCATACATAGTTTTAATAATTATCAGTTTCATTACTAGCtgcatatttaacaaaagacaacgtcaataatgaatataataatgtaaatattaagatTTGGATTGGGGAAATCATTCAAACTcgtaaaaagaaattataaaagataGATAGTCACACCCCATAttcctttatacatgtatatggaaatcAACTTCccagatattttgtttttgtctgaTATTTACGAGCAGCCATGGCTTTGAAAGAACtcttaataatatttttcttctttagaaTATCAAACATAAATGtagaattaaaatcatttagtaCTGATTGTTAAATCACTTCCATTCTAAATATGTTCATTATTGATTATGATTCAATGTTGTCGAAATCTCGGCATCAAACAACAGCATTAAAAAATAGAAACCTTTGCATTTCCAACAGAGAATTTCTTTTTAGGAGAACATAAATGTAATCGGTTAAAATGCCCCAAAAGAGAAAAATGAGACAGTCCATACACAACTtaactatttttctttttagtaaACATCTAATCTTAGCACATTTCCTTTACTTTTCACgttcataagattttttaacatattgGTTAAGTCTGTGGTGAGGATTTTAATTAAatctacttacatgtacatgtaacaggaaattttttttgaattaatgATATCAGTATCTACCAAATATACTAAATATTAGCGcgttatttacaatttaaaaacaacaacatcaaAAGGCTGTAAGACATTTACAAAATTgtgtataatttatattttcacaaaactAGAATTGTGTGTGAATATATTTCGTTtgttttttgataaaacatctttaatttttctttgtttgcaCATGTATGcttgaaaatgttataaagATACAATTGTGTATATTTGTAccatttaatgatttttttaaagatagagaataaatgaattttagaaaaaaaagtagATTTGGGTAGTGGGAGTTTTCGTTCAGGAAATAAGCGGTTTTAACCTTACCGCCTTTATCGGGATGATGACAAACTGTGTTTACAAAACAGGCGAGAATTTCCGTATGTTGGAAATCTACCTGACGAAATCGCTTTCGTTTGATCCTAATTAAGTTTGATAGTCTGTCGTCTGCTGAAAACGCGGTCGTCTGCTCGGATCAGTTACGTCAGATAACGGAGAGATTAACTTTTGATGATCGTGTGTAAGTTTACATCCAACGTCGTCCTCTGTCTCGTAAACAGTGAGAAATAGTGACTTTTAACCTTTAGCTCTTAGTCTGTAAATATTCTCTCTGTCTCTTCATgctatctatatattccttgaTCCTATTGGTCTAAGTCTATatggtatattttttatagtGTTATCTCTGTATTTCTTTTTCGTAGGGGAAAACAAACTTTTAACCataaacatcatttttaatACTTAAAACCCCCCAGACAGAACAGAGACGTAatactaaaaaataaaagattgtcCTGCCTTTTGtgacatgtattaaaaaatttctttttgttgaattttctgtatgttaattaatttgaaagacatttttaggattttttttttgtaaaaagatatcCGCAATTTTCAGTAAATGAACTACTCAGCGATGTGTATGTTTCACcgaatacatgtattctaaaaCATTGAAATTATCATGCAGTTTTGCAAATGTCCCCTCCTACATGTACCTGTTCATAAATGTTCAACACTCGACGGGAGGAAACTCCAAAGTAAATATATGCATCTAGTTTCTATTAAAACCAACTGTGTTACTCTTCGTCAAATAATTTCTTCCTTTTTCACTATCACACTCTTTTTCTCTTgattaaactctctctctctctctctctctctctctctctctctctctctctctctctctctctctctctctctctcgttacatgtatgcatatagTTACAATTTACTCAATACACAAGCTGGTCAGAAATATGTTGCAACGTATCTATTCATCTATCTATTTTGTAAGAATGGAAGTAAgtgttacaaaatattttttgggcAGAATAGTCACTTTTCAtaagaacatacatgtatacgaacTTGTACATGTTATACCTTTAAGCATGGACACCAAAATTTAACTGTATACATGCAGCTATGATATAAGATCTTGAgttgaaatattgttaaaagaaggtgttttttttaattttaatatttgttcaATTAATTAGAAATAATATTGAACACATTTAATTTGCTATTTAATACATTCAATTATTACGATAATGTATATCTTTTTTCCTTCTTTCATTCAAAACTGACaccattaataaaaaaatagacaaataCTGTTCATTGTTACTAGATGTGATAATGGTGTCTATACTATTGCATTCCTAATATAGCCCTTTGCAtcctttttttatatcaaaaacacAATTCATTTGTATAAAAAGATTGTATGAGCCAAACTAGTACAGTTTGCAGTAGCTTGCATGgatcatatttattttgctCATTTTAATTTCTAGAGTATTCATAATTTTGCACTTcattcaataatttaaaaattttaaaaaaatgtatcgtCAAATTACATCTACTAGTATCTTACCAGAAATGTTGAAAACTCCAGAACCGAAGCTTGAATTTTCATAGTTTTCCACTTGGTAATCCTTACAGTAACAGAAAACTAATGTAATTAGACGCACTCGGtatatagttgtttttttttcatgcagtcatacatgtagttatcatGACACAGATAGAACTGCTTCACTAACTGCCTTACACTTACAAAACCATGACAACACTACTCTGTCACCAAGCTCCTGTCCCCCTTGTGTACACAATGACGTAACATTAGGCTGGGTGGTGGAATCCATCGACAAACGGAAGGGACGCATTCCTGAAACCTCCGGATGATATCGCCATCTTTTCGAGCTACCTGCTTCCGAATGTTTCCCTCGTCAAGGACCGTGTGCCCGAGATACATCTGTTGTATAAACTTGTTAGAGGCGACTTTCCTTCATGTTTTCAAACAGAGcttacaaacaatttttatcTCTAGAAGAGGTTTTCGTATTTTTAGGTAGAAAACCATTTTAGGGGAAATGAATTGTGTAtacttttatattgtttttctcCCCTTACGTCCGTTTTTAATTGCttttgaaatcatttcttttttttctatatatagagATTTTTTTCAGTATGCATATGATGTAAACGGTTCTATagtttaattacaatttaaatgtatacatgtatatacgctctgtgttttttttattcatggtTGTCTTTTAtccaaaattaaatatttttctcaccATAGGTAAAATGTGAGAAATACATTTGATACTTATTATCTaccatacatttcattttttaacattgcATCATCTAATTTAGATACGATAGGTACTTGAAAatgttccatttttttttattatgatatgaatttcatttgcacatatactatatatatacatgtaagcataTTTAGCACAATTGACAAACCTGTTGACAagatcaatttcaacaattttaagGGAGAGAAAATGTttccaaagggggggggggggagccaACTGATACTTTTGTTTGCTAGactgggtggggggggggggggtcgacgAGGCCTATATTCGGtatttttattatgttattttgtataatcaGATTGAATTGATTCTGATCCAACAACCCCCTTTAGATCCGCCTAAGAGATGcactgtacatgtaactataggTTAAATGGTAACCGTTGCTTATAATTACTGGATACCAAAATTAAGCTTATTAGTAAAATCAACAAGAAACAATTTCGTTTCAGTACATTTattgtaatattgttttttcctcTGACTTGTATACCTCAGGTGGATGATTAATAACAGTACAAagatataatacaattattacaGGAAATGGTAAGATAAATGTAAAAATCTGATTcattaacaatatttcatagaTTCTTCCCGATAGCCTCCCGGTGTGTGAAATAAAGCGTATATGATTATGGAGTACATGTACACCGTTCGGTAGCCACAAGTGCTTGAGGCCAGGACCGATCTTCCTCCCCCCACTCCATCCCCCACCCCCAAGTGTCTCGTATCTCGATCCCGGGACTTTactcattttttctttaaattatctttttatgatttattgatAATCTAATGTATACATTCATTGCGTAAAATTACTTAAAACGTcaaactttttgaacaaaaaattatatccCCTCTATATTTAATTTATCACCCCTATTCTCAAGTGCCTGTGTCGGTAAAATGCTAACTTTGCTTACAATTTACTGTGCTGGCATTAATAATGTTTCAAAGatgtaataataaaatttgttatactttcatgttaaatactgaaatctgattggttaagacgcagttaataatattttatattaccctcagcgttagcaacgcacttggcaacgggtaacattaaaaaatgttacatgcgcgaaaattatgcgcgtacggttcgctgtagaattcacgatattcctatataaaagcagtaaaattttcttaaaaatttttaaaaagacattcagtataacaaaataaatagtgcctgtttgggaggataacagttgaaattgacacccctcgaaaaccattgtcaaccgacgcttcgcgtcggttgacaatggttttctcgggatgtcaatttcaactgttaccctcccaaacaggcactatttatataatgtatataccTTTCGTTTCTAATCTGTTTTTGATATGTGATTCAGCTGTATTAGTAATTTTCTGCtctaaaaaatatatcgatT
This genomic interval carries:
- the LOC128164346 gene encoding uncharacterized protein LOC128164346 isoform X1, which encodes MKIQASVLEFSTFLIFSTFHAVRAINLKSPPKNLSDASSHFGLLIGNTFTNDSLGNAGHVIIPVFYHTKTSLPPTSKSTRTVTKTTLTTDKLTSKNPTSSNIGQQGQSEISRGPINTNSNSSLNNSDKNNSIVVSGTDHFSNLNAKTTSSSKTTTVKQKTNPLSYSKTVVQMTTALPATKKATGYNADKKTEQNREQTTGTITLKPKSTTSKNTTPTSTTSQITTPKATQIVTTTLKTTNIFTSTPSTTKTPTTVIIPTTKTSSTATTTQTSTKTTTTPAPTTSQTTKTTTTPAPTTPPTTKPTTSPSLTTKLRTTELRTTASKTTTVFNQRSTNNILSNDSAKKYNESLASTTKRTGTQTMPSLSPSNFVKISSSGVTVNKDGGNTDSTTASLSTSKSFTNNKEFTTKRHSTNIASTAKINQNTFPTNSTEAERPTTAAETLSEEPSQSDGDKYWPVAMAITIGVPSIIVIGVTISVINRKRTLERAHSTLLNGYITPPVEYEV
- the LOC128164346 gene encoding uncharacterized protein LOC128164346 isoform X2, yielding MKIQASVLEFSTFLIFSTFHAVRAINLKSPPKNLSDASSHFGLLIGNTFTNDSLGNAGHVIIPVFYHTKTSLPPTSKSTRTVTKTTLTTDKLTSKNPTSSNIGQQGQSEISRGPINTNSNSSLNNSDKNNSIVVSGTDHFSNLNAKTTSSSKTTTVKQKTNPLSYSKTVVQMTTALPATKKATGYNADKKTEQNREQTTGTITLKPKSTTSKNTTPTSTTSQITTPKATQIVTTTLKTTNIFTSTPSTTKTPTTVIIPTTKTSSTATTTQTSTKTTTTPAPTTSQTTKTTTTPAPTTPPTTKPTTSPSLTTKLRTTELRTTASKTTTVFNQRSTNNILSNDSAKKYNESLASTTKRTGTQTMPSLSPSNFVKISSSGVTVNKDGGNTDSTTASLSTSKSFTNNKEFTTKRHSTNIASTAKINQNTFPTNSTEAERPTTAAETLSEEPSQSDGDKYWPVAMAITIGVPSIIVIGVTISVINRKRLALYKRKKRFRSSPGMVP